A single region of the Enterobacter cloacae complex sp. R_G8 genome encodes:
- the rimP gene encoding ribosome maturation factor RimP gives MSTLEQKLTEMITAPVEALGYELVGIEFVRGRTSTLRIYIDSEDGINVDDCADVSHQVSAVLDVEDPITVAYNLEVSSPGLDRPMFTAEHYVRFTGEEVALVLRMAVQNRRKWQGIIKAVDGEMITVTVEGKDEVFALSNIQKANLVPHF, from the coding sequence TTGTCCACATTAGAGCAAAAATTAACAGAGATGATTACTGCACCGGTCGAAGCACTGGGCTACGAACTGGTCGGCATCGAATTCGTTCGCGGCCGCACATCGACGCTGCGCATCTATATTGATAGTGAAGATGGCATCAATGTTGATGATTGTGCTGATGTTAGCCACCAGGTGAGTGCGGTTCTTGATGTTGAAGATCCGATTACCGTTGCGTACAACCTGGAAGTTTCCTCACCTGGCCTCGATCGCCCGATGTTCACGGCCGAGCACTATGTGCGCTTTACCGGTGAAGAAGTGGCTCTCGTTCTGCGTATGGCCGTACAGAACCGCCGTAAATGGCAGGGAATTATCAAAGCCGTTGATGGTGAAATGATCACGGTGACAGTCGAAGGCAAAGATGAAGTGTTCGCGCTGAGTAATATCCAGAAGGCGAACCTGGTTCCCCACTTTTAA